One segment of Bombus pascuorum chromosome 6, iyBomPasc1.1, whole genome shotgun sequence DNA contains the following:
- the LOC132908217 gene encoding uncharacterized protein LOC132908217 — protein MLDHLARRDEDVYEGVANEERSLEFLATHRGVPYDSRSMSKVTNYDRRYDHQFAAREYTETTLTESVNRLQDYNSSSNSSSANSLDGLCQGHQRIVSDLNRGNESSTRDHYMVPTRDPRELNERILSLFNPQFLPNFNDMMMYVGNQYDARRSPPPRSRSMADGESRLFRSSSCRKKRVGASSMFFRRGLTYETARK, from the coding sequence ATGCTTGATCATCTGGCCAGACGTGACGAGGATGTCTACGAAGGTGTGGCCAATGAGGAGAGATCGCTCGAGTTCCTTGCCACCCACAGGGGGGTGCCTTACGATTCACGATCGATGTCGAAGGTGACCAATTACGACAGAAGATACGATCACCAGTTCGCCGCGCGAGAGTATACGGAGACAACGTTAACGGAATCGGTGAACAGGCTTCAGGATTACAACAGCAgtagcaacagcagcagcgcGAACAGTCTCGATGGTCTCTGCCAGGGACATCAACGAATAGTCAGCGATTTGAATCGCGGCAACGAATCGAGCACGCGCGATCATTACATGGTGCCCACTCGCGATCCCAGGGAACTCAATGAAAGAATCTTGTCGCTGTTCAATCCACAGTTCCTGCCGAACTTTAACGACATGATGATGTACGTGGGGAATCAGTACGACGCCAGACGAAGCCCACCGCCCAGATCACGATCGATGGCCGACGGAGAGAGTCGTTTGTTCAGGAGCTCGAGTTGTCGAAAGAAACGCGTCGGTGCGAGCTCAATGTTCTTCCGCCGTGGATTGACGTACGAAACGGCGCGCAAGTGA